A region of Desulfolithobacter dissulfuricans DNA encodes the following proteins:
- the fliG gene encoding flagellar motor switch protein FliG: MSLDKLSGVERAAILLICLGEDIAAEVLKEMTDEEIFKITRAMAKIEHIPEDIRQRVLEDFELSRESYAGMVVRGNEFAKKAISRAGDKERVETLLKRFASGTEGKPLETISKMQPAMVAGLLEREHPQTVALVLSTQTSEHASAIIANLPEDKQADVIYRIATLEMVSPDVINRIEDALNKELGIVAEHEQRQVGGIDKVVEILDHMENNLDADILENIEEMDPEMVEEIRKQMFTFEDLSNLDGRSLQMILREVNNDTLTMALKTASEELKEKIFANMSARAADMIRDDLEAMGPVRLSEVEAMQQAIVKIAMKLEEEGKLVLGKGGGDELV, translated from the coding sequence ATGTCTCTAGATAAACTAAGCGGCGTTGAACGCGCTGCCATCCTGCTCATCTGTCTTGGCGAAGATATTGCCGCCGAGGTGCTCAAGGAGATGACCGACGAGGAAATCTTCAAGATTACCAGGGCAATGGCCAAGATCGAGCACATTCCGGAGGATATACGCCAGCGGGTCCTGGAGGATTTCGAACTCTCCAGGGAATCCTATGCCGGCATGGTGGTACGCGGTAACGAATTTGCCAAGAAGGCCATCTCCAGAGCCGGGGACAAGGAACGGGTGGAAACCCTGCTCAAACGCTTTGCCTCGGGTACGGAGGGCAAACCCCTGGAAACCATATCCAAGATGCAGCCGGCCATGGTCGCCGGTCTGCTGGAACGGGAGCACCCCCAGACCGTGGCCCTGGTGCTTTCCACCCAGACTTCGGAACATGCTTCTGCAATCATAGCTAATCTGCCCGAAGACAAACAGGCCGATGTCATCTACCGGATCGCCACCCTGGAGATGGTTTCACCTGACGTGATCAACCGGATCGAGGACGCCCTCAACAAGGAGCTGGGCATCGTGGCCGAGCACGAGCAGCGCCAGGTGGGCGGCATTGACAAGGTTGTGGAGATTCTGGACCACATGGAGAACAACCTGGATGCCGACATCCTGGAAAATATCGAGGAGATGGATCCGGAAATGGTGGAGGAGATCCGCAAACAGATGTTCACCTTCGAGGATCTCTCCAACCTGGATGGCCGCTCGCTGCAGATGATCCTGCGCGAGGTCAACAACGACACCCTGACCATGGCGCTCAAGACTGCCTCCGAGGAACTCAAGGAGAAGATCTTTGCCAACATGTCGGCCCGGGCGGCTGACATGATCCGCGATGACCTGGAGGCCATGGGCCCGGTCCGTCTCTCCGAGGTTGAGGCTATGCAGCAGGCCATCGTCAAGATCGCCATGAAGCTCGAAGAGGAAGGCAAGCTGGTGCTGGGCAAGGGAGGCGGTGATGAGCTCGTCTAA
- the fliF gene encoding flagellar basal-body MS-ring/collar protein FliF yields the protein MAEDTGTPPQAQNGTAPQTGWQVLAQRIKQWPMPRKLALVAVALISIALFTVIIIQARTADYQLLFANLNETDAASVVEWLKSNNVPYKLKNGGKSIWVPMDKVHEARLSLAAAGLPQGTGVGFEIFDKQSFALTDFVQKVNYTRALQGELARTIASLGPVESARVHLALPQKRLFKNQQKPATASVILKIRPGRSLAEVQVQGIVHLVSSSVEGLSPDNVTIIDQTGRVLTRKEESGLFGAMSPDMIEYQLSVEQSFEQRAQALLDKALGPGKSMARVTAVLDFSRTEKTEEIFDPEEPVIRSEQVSEEKSTTQIAGGIPGVESNLQGNINRAAGAAPSSSRSQRTTNYEISKTVSKTVQPTGTIKKISVGVLVADKVIPATDKEPARFEPRSEQELLRIENMISSALGLDPKRGDKIEIVSMPFTEKKEEAEPPSVAANMIYQYMPLIRYGLVLLGALLVYLLMVRPLIKTLRQDVTAHFKTVEELEAEQLAREKEAEKAAREQEEQELAEIQRDPVLRIREEIMNNPVFAAHILKHWIHQKQS from the coding sequence ATGGCAGAAGACACCGGCACTCCTCCCCAGGCTCAAAACGGTACCGCACCACAGACCGGCTGGCAGGTTCTGGCCCAGCGCATCAAACAGTGGCCCATGCCGCGCAAGCTCGCCCTTGTCGCGGTGGCGCTTATCTCCATTGCCCTTTTCACGGTCATCATCATCCAGGCCCGGACCGCAGACTACCAGCTACTCTTTGCCAATCTCAACGAAACCGATGCCGCCTCGGTGGTGGAATGGCTCAAGAGCAACAACGTGCCCTATAAGCTCAAAAATGGCGGCAAGAGTATCTGGGTGCCCATGGATAAGGTACACGAGGCACGACTCAGCCTTGCCGCCGCAGGACTGCCCCAGGGAACGGGCGTGGGATTTGAAATCTTTGACAAACAATCTTTTGCCCTGACAGATTTTGTTCAGAAAGTCAACTATACCAGGGCGCTGCAGGGAGAGCTTGCCCGAACCATCGCCTCACTGGGGCCGGTGGAAAGCGCCCGGGTGCACCTGGCCCTGCCCCAGAAACGGCTGTTCAAGAACCAGCAGAAACCGGCCACGGCCTCGGTCATTCTCAAAATTCGTCCGGGCCGGAGCCTGGCCGAGGTCCAGGTCCAGGGTATTGTTCACCTGGTGTCCAGCTCAGTTGAGGGGTTATCTCCTGATAACGTGACCATCATTGACCAGACCGGCAGAGTCCTGACCCGCAAGGAAGAGAGCGGATTGTTTGGCGCCATGTCGCCGGACATGATAGAGTATCAGCTCAGTGTGGAGCAGAGCTTTGAACAGCGGGCCCAGGCCCTGCTCGACAAGGCGCTTGGTCCTGGTAAGTCCATGGCCCGGGTCACCGCGGTTCTCGATTTTTCCCGCACCGAGAAAACAGAGGAGATTTTTGATCCCGAGGAGCCGGTCATCCGCAGCGAACAGGTGTCCGAAGAAAAATCAACCACCCAGATCGCCGGCGGGATCCCGGGGGTGGAATCGAACCTGCAGGGTAACATCAACCGGGCAGCCGGGGCGGCCCCGTCGTCCAGCCGTTCCCAGCGGACCACCAACTACGAAATCTCCAAAACAGTCTCCAAGACTGTCCAGCCCACCGGGACCATCAAAAAGATCTCCGTGGGGGTTCTGGTGGCCGACAAGGTGATTCCGGCCACCGACAAGGAGCCGGCCCGCTTCGAACCGCGCTCCGAGCAGGAGCTGCTCCGGATCGAGAACATGATCTCTTCGGCCCTGGGCCTGGACCCGAAACGGGGCGACAAGATCGAGATCGTTTCCATGCCGTTTACCGAGAAAAAGGAGGAAGCCGAGCCGCCGTCCGTTGCTGCCAACATGATCTACCAGTACATGCCCCTTATCCGTTACGGCCTGGTTCTCCTCGGCGCCCTGCTGGTGTACCTGCTCATGGTCCGCCCGCTGATAAAAACCCTGCGCCAGGACGTGACCGCCCACTTCAAGACCGTGGAGGAGCTGGAAGCGGAACAGCTCGCCCGGGAGAAGGAAGCCGAAAAGGCGGCTCGGGAGCAGGAAGAGCAGGAACTGGCCGAGATCCAGCGCGATCCCGTGCTGCGCATTCGCGAGGAGATCATGAACAACCCGGTCTTTGCCGCTCATATCCTCAAACACTGGATCCACCAGAAACAATCGTAA
- the fliE gene encoding flagellar hook-basal body complex protein FliE produces the protein MIQSITGLSNPPSTTEESPSAVTRVEQSFMDMLKDTVEQVNAQQIAADQAVQEVHAGGEKNLHEAMIALEQADISVRYLVQVRNKMLEAYQEIMRMQV, from the coding sequence ATGATACAATCCATTACCGGACTCAGTAACCCGCCATCCACGACGGAAGAAAGCCCCTCTGCGGTCACCAGGGTGGAGCAGTCCTTCATGGACATGCTCAAGGACACGGTCGAGCAGGTCAATGCCCAGCAGATAGCCGCGGACCAGGCGGTACAGGAGGTCCACGCCGGTGGCGAAAAAAACCTCCATGAAGCCATGATCGCCCTCGAACAGGCCGATATCTCGGTCCGGTACCTGGTCCAGGTCCGCAACAAGATGCTCGAGGCCTACCAGGAGATCATGCGGATGCAGGTCTGA
- the flgC gene encoding flagellar basal body rod protein FlgC, whose product MDIFTTFKIAGSALKAQRIRLNTISSNLANVETTSTPEGGPYKKKSVYFETQNIPFSEHLKSNMGSEADKAVQGVRVARILEDQDPPQRIYNPTHPDAGEDGYVEMPNISVLKEMTDMMSATRSYEANTTVVKSAKRMALKALEIGR is encoded by the coding sequence ATGGATATTTTCACCACATTCAAAATTGCGGGATCGGCGCTCAAGGCCCAGCGCATCCGCCTCAACACCATCAGCTCCAACCTGGCCAACGTGGAGACCACCTCCACCCCGGAAGGAGGGCCCTACAAGAAGAAGTCGGTCTATTTTGAAACCCAGAATATACCTTTCAGCGAACACCTGAAATCGAACATGGGCTCTGAGGCGGACAAGGCGGTCCAGGGCGTCCGGGTGGCCAGGATACTTGAGGATCAGGATCCACCCCAGCGGATATACAATCCAACCCATCCCGATGCCGGCGAGGACGGATACGTGGAGATGCCAAACATATCGGTCCTCAAGGAGATGACCGACATGATGTCCGCCACCCGTTCCTACGAGGCCAACACAACGGTGGTCAAATCGGCCAAGCGCATGGCCCTGAAAGCCCTTGAAATAGGGAGGTAA
- the flgB gene encoding flagellar basal body rod protein FlgB, translating into MELTHFDTTMKLLQKVLDLRSKNQRVISSNIANAETPGYAPASMSFESQLRDVMHGPTLRPVTTRPGHLTVSPASLDEIQGSITRHPDRTGIGDENGVSVEEEMMKLSENQLLYEAAVTMLNKKLALLKYTANDGK; encoded by the coding sequence ATGGAACTGACACACTTCGATACGACCATGAAACTGCTGCAGAAGGTACTCGATCTGCGCTCGAAAAATCAGCGGGTGATCAGCTCCAACATCGCCAACGCCGAGACCCCTGGATACGCGCCGGCCAGCATGTCCTTTGAGTCCCAGCTCCGCGATGTCATGCATGGACCTACCCTCCGCCCGGTGACGACCAGGCCCGGCCATCTCACAGTTTCTCCGGCCAGCCTGGACGAGATCCAGGGCAGTATAACCCGGCATCCGGACCGGACAGGCATTGGCGATGAAAACGGGGTCAGCGTGGAAGAGGAGATGATGAAACTGTCGGAAAACCAGCTGCTTTATGAAGCGGCCGTTACCATGCTCAACAAGAAACTGGCCCTCCTCAAGTATACTGCGAACGATGGCAAATAA
- a CDS encoding tetratricopeptide repeat protein, which yields MISVRKTSLFVLFFLLWAVPALATSILQKISRTDEQGRLHIFLRLNAIPKYRLTTTGKRIELLLLDTIAAKNVQPLSEDDRLIKMLIRRQEKGTALSFYFRYPPQNAKINTLEDSSSLMLDILLGSPLTTRYRNLAARIPGLTMVMSRTTDYTNPLNLSQYATDWRLFFEEYESPVTISPDPDYTLPSFPLARFLLPAMSPEHWLPAEAGTYAAERKWDQAVGVVREALDQLTDSAIRERLLLTYAELLVRSNDYTEPHQLLQQIMYTWPDTQTALLARYLFVYLQARQEDPHLAWFELKKLEEKLLEEPGLRPFFIIFQAELALVTGRADQAGKILARDDMAFTGEAELLRLLRQADTRYLLGKKISALVSYLQLLDRSELIATKPLSLAQFCDTLYAHYRYRDAARWYRQLTALLSDKKGQDLAMFRLAMSRLHSGEPPRRILPALQEIREAFPNAEGKYRAWLKQTDLEYLNHRKDSALAAQTYGILAKEAPVKKLREEALFKEALVHALAGDNEKAVELAMQKLREFRSGDLNLEARALLIQRIPLVIDDLLKRGEYIKALVRARENRELFTRGWLGTEILFKLGRAYKELGIFERAARVYLYILDVSPESRREEVYLPLLQSLYASGRYDLLEDYADQYILRYPESPKLEEVFLLRLKALRQRDKLEKATEILDRNNWPRSSRTLRTAASIYFDLKRWNKVVELLEDPLLEKDRQEPELMYQLAESLYQLDRFDQAREMFTILAEGDRHREQALFRLAQIYERNGHRDKALNEYRRLAEETKDPLWRKAAREGMDLLQMPAIK from the coding sequence ATGATATCTGTCAGAAAAACATCACTGTTTGTCCTCTTCTTCCTGCTCTGGGCTGTCCCGGCCCTGGCAACGTCGATTCTGCAGAAAATCAGCAGAACCGATGAGCAGGGGAGGCTGCATATTTTTCTCCGCCTCAATGCCATACCAAAATACCGCCTGACGACCACGGGCAAACGGATCGAACTCCTGCTGCTGGACACCATTGCGGCCAAAAATGTCCAGCCACTCAGTGAGGATGACCGGCTCATCAAAATGCTGATCAGGAGACAGGAAAAAGGCACCGCCCTTTCCTTCTATTTCCGCTACCCACCACAGAATGCGAAGATCAACACCCTGGAGGACTCTTCATCCCTGATGCTGGACATCCTGCTGGGCAGCCCCTTGACCACCCGCTACCGGAATCTGGCCGCCAGAATTCCAGGGCTTACCATGGTTATGTCCCGGACCACCGATTACACCAACCCCCTCAACCTGTCCCAGTATGCCACCGACTGGCGGCTGTTTTTCGAGGAATACGAAAGCCCGGTGACCATCAGCCCAGACCCGGACTACACCCTGCCCTCCTTCCCTCTGGCCAGGTTTCTCCTCCCTGCCATGAGCCCCGAACACTGGCTTCCGGCGGAGGCAGGGACGTACGCCGCCGAGAGGAAATGGGACCAGGCCGTGGGCGTGGTCCGCGAGGCCCTGGACCAATTGACAGATTCGGCAATCCGTGAACGCCTGCTCCTGACCTACGCCGAACTCCTGGTGCGCAGCAACGACTATACCGAGCCCCACCAGCTCCTGCAGCAGATCATGTACACCTGGCCCGATACGCAAACCGCCCTACTGGCCAGGTATCTCTTTGTCTACCTCCAGGCGAGGCAGGAAGATCCGCACCTGGCCTGGTTTGAACTGAAAAAACTGGAGGAAAAACTGCTGGAAGAACCAGGCCTGCGCCCCTTTTTTATCATTTTCCAGGCTGAGCTCGCCCTGGTCACCGGCCGGGCCGACCAGGCGGGCAAGATTCTGGCCCGGGATGACATGGCCTTCACCGGTGAGGCGGAGCTCCTCCGCCTGCTTCGCCAGGCCGACACCCGCTATCTGCTCGGAAAAAAAATCAGCGCCCTGGTCTCCTACCTGCAGCTCCTGGACCGTTCAGAGCTTATCGCCACCAAACCCCTGTCCCTGGCCCAGTTCTGTGACACTCTCTATGCCCACTACCGCTACCGGGACGCGGCCAGGTGGTACCGGCAGCTGACCGCACTGCTCAGCGACAAGAAAGGTCAGGACCTGGCCATGTTCCGCCTGGCCATGAGCCGGCTGCACAGCGGTGAGCCACCCCGGCGGATCCTGCCCGCCCTCCAGGAGATTCGGGAGGCCTTTCCGAACGCCGAAGGAAAGTACCGGGCCTGGCTCAAGCAGACGGATCTGGAGTACCTGAACCACAGAAAAGACAGCGCCCTGGCCGCCCAGACCTATGGCATCCTTGCAAAAGAGGCTCCTGTCAAGAAGCTCCGGGAAGAGGCCCTGTTTAAAGAGGCCCTGGTGCATGCCCTGGCAGGCGACAACGAAAAAGCGGTGGAGCTTGCCATGCAAAAACTGCGGGAATTCCGCAGCGGCGACCTGAACCTGGAGGCCCGCGCGCTACTGATCCAGCGGATCCCCCTGGTCATCGACGACCTTCTCAAGCGGGGAGAATATATCAAAGCCCTGGTACGGGCCCGGGAAAACCGGGAGCTGTTCACCCGCGGCTGGCTGGGCACGGAGATTCTGTTCAAACTTGGCCGCGCCTACAAGGAGCTTGGCATTTTTGAACGGGCCGCCCGGGTCTATCTCTACATTCTCGACGTGTCGCCGGAATCCCGGCGCGAAGAGGTATATCTGCCGCTACTGCAATCCCTGTATGCCAGCGGCCGCTATGATCTGCTTGAAGACTACGCTGACCAGTACATCCTGCGTTACCCCGAGAGCCCGAAACTTGAAGAGGTGTTCCTCCTCCGCCTCAAGGCCCTCAGGCAGCGGGACAAGCTGGAAAAAGCGACTGAGATCCTGGATCGCAACAACTGGCCGAGAAGCAGCCGGACACTTCGGACCGCAGCCTCGATCTACTTTGACCTCAAGCGCTGGAACAAAGTTGTCGAACTGCTGGAGGATCCTCTCCTGGAAAAAGACCGGCAGGAGCCGGAGCTGATGTACCAGCTGGCGGAATCGCTCTACCAGCTGGACCGTTTCGACCAGGCCAGGGAGATGTTCACCATCCTGGCCGAAGGCGACCGTCACCGGGAACAGGCCCTCTTCCGACTGGCGCAGATCTATGAAAGAAATGGCCACAGGGACAAGGCCCTAAACGAGTACCGGAGACTGGCCGAAGAGACTAAAGACCCCCTGTGGCGCAAAGCAGCCCGGGAAGGAATGGATCTCCTGCAGATGCCGGCCATAAAGTAA
- a CDS encoding ATP-binding protein: protein MDILQEFVQESSRMLAELDISCQQTGDRDPQAESYAFFRFFHSMRGTASFLELEQLSELAASAENLARAMYESRNRSLEYYFDLLCTACRVIQETLPLVLERRSDEFLETAVLVLSLNQTLDDFHAIGPGGDGFRQTTIRAREILTFLKQEFRFWGEVADNRSQVPELVRRFDKLQQLAGAAELADIAEISGVFITILQRYLEGDPLQGECPEAVFLRATDAMLKALGPTGASSGGRVEDLEELIGDLEAMIRQPIGALLIKAGLVAPDSVEDALRIQEKARQQNAPVRRLGEVLVEMGEVTEEEVDQVLARQQVLGRPVSPAGSVLTSGNRTGTGRRDITVDSRQLQQLLQLVDELEETRDRLVEVVFREGRHQLPGEINRLDGQVRSIRNLSNTIYREPVTLLQKRLERLVRDLEERTGRPLRLNVSRDTISLEKDFLDALSDPLVHLVQNVVDHGVEAPEVRRAAGKPEVAAIEVRFRQRDSGVEIVVEDDGQGIDPEQIGRCGLRCGLLPADSGPLTPEKAAELVVRLGFSTAETVTDSTGRGVGLEVAHRFARQWKGELKVHSTPGQGTRVTLFFPQGPMLAGV from the coding sequence ATGGATATTCTACAGGAGTTCGTCCAGGAGTCATCCAGGATGCTGGCTGAGCTGGACATCTCCTGCCAGCAAACCGGGGACAGGGATCCCCAGGCAGAGAGTTATGCTTTTTTCCGGTTCTTTCACTCCATGCGGGGAACAGCTTCCTTTCTGGAGCTTGAGCAGCTTTCCGAACTGGCTGCAAGCGCTGAGAATCTTGCCAGGGCCATGTACGAGAGCCGGAACCGATCTCTTGAGTACTATTTTGATCTCCTCTGTACAGCGTGCCGGGTAATCCAGGAAACCCTGCCCCTGGTCCTGGAGCGCCGCAGTGATGAGTTCCTGGAAACAGCAGTCCTGGTGCTCAGTCTGAACCAGACCCTTGATGATTTTCATGCCATAGGTCCGGGAGGGGATGGCTTCCGGCAGACAACTATCCGGGCCAGGGAAATCCTGACCTTTCTGAAACAGGAGTTTCGATTCTGGGGCGAAGTCGCCGATAACCGTTCCCAGGTCCCGGAGCTTGTGCGCCGGTTCGACAAGTTGCAGCAGTTGGCCGGGGCGGCGGAGCTTGCCGACATCGCCGAGATCAGTGGCGTCTTCATTACCATTTTGCAGCGCTACCTGGAAGGAGATCCTCTTCAGGGAGAGTGCCCTGAAGCTGTTTTCCTTCGAGCCACCGATGCCATGCTGAAGGCCCTTGGCCCCACTGGAGCCTCCAGTGGCGGCCGGGTGGAGGATCTGGAAGAGCTGATCGGTGATCTGGAGGCGATGATCCGGCAGCCCATTGGCGCGCTGCTGATCAAGGCGGGACTGGTTGCGCCGGACAGTGTCGAGGATGCTCTGAGGATCCAGGAAAAGGCACGGCAGCAGAACGCACCGGTGCGCCGCCTTGGCGAAGTGCTGGTGGAAATGGGTGAGGTTACCGAGGAAGAGGTGGATCAGGTCCTGGCCCGTCAACAGGTACTGGGACGGCCTGTTTCTCCTGCCGGTTCGGTGCTGACGTCCGGAAACCGTACAGGTACCGGTCGCCGCGACATCACCGTGGACAGCCGACAGCTGCAGCAGCTGCTGCAGCTTGTCGACGAACTGGAGGAAACACGGGACAGGCTCGTGGAGGTGGTTTTCCGTGAGGGGCGCCATCAGCTGCCCGGCGAGATTAACCGGTTGGACGGACAGGTGCGTTCCATCCGCAATCTCAGCAACACTATCTACCGCGAACCTGTGACCCTGCTGCAAAAACGTCTTGAGCGGCTTGTCCGTGACCTGGAAGAAAGGACCGGCAGGCCGCTGCGTCTGAATGTTTCGCGGGACACCATTTCCCTGGAAAAAGATTTTCTCGACGCCCTTTCCGATCCACTGGTGCATTTGGTACAAAATGTTGTCGACCATGGAGTGGAGGCACCGGAGGTCCGCAGAGCCGCTGGAAAACCAGAGGTCGCTGCCATTGAGGTCCGGTTCAGGCAACGGGACTCGGGTGTGGAGATCGTGGTGGAGGATGACGGCCAGGGAATTGATCCGGAACAGATTGGGCGCTGTGGTCTGCGCTGTGGACTGTTGCCGGCAGATAGTGGTCCGCTGACCCCGGAAAAGGCGGCCGAACTGGTCGTAAGGCTCGGTTTTTCCACGGCCGAGACCGTCACCGATTCTACTGGCCGCGGGGTCGGACTCGAGGTGGCCCACCGTTTTGCCCGCCAGTGGAAGGGTGAGTTGAAGGTCCATTCCACCCCCGGTCAGGGCACCCGCGTGACCCTCTTTTTTCCGCAGGGACCCATGCTTGCCGGAGTGTAG
- a CDS encoding response regulator → MGKNVLLVDDSSTMRKIVGRSLRQAGLDFGTIFEAGDGLEALEVLEKESIDIVLSDINMPNMNGIEFLREKANRDGIKDIPVVMISTETGEDIIGEAKSLGAVDALKKPFTPDKVNEVLGPLM, encoded by the coding sequence ATGGGGAAAAACGTACTGCTCGTTGACGATTCAAGTACCATGCGCAAGATTGTCGGACGTTCTTTGCGCCAGGCCGGGCTTGATTTCGGCACTATTTTTGAGGCCGGTGATGGTCTCGAGGCCCTGGAGGTGCTTGAAAAGGAATCGATTGATATTGTCTTAAGCGACATCAACATGCCCAATATGAACGGCATTGAGTTTCTGCGCGAGAAGGCAAACCGGGACGGGATCAAGGATATTCCCGTGGTCATGATCTCCACCGAGACCGGTGAGGATATCATCGGCGAGGCCAAAAGTCTCGGTGCGGTGGACGCCCTGAAAAAACCATTTACTCCGGACAAGGTTAACGAGGTGCTTGGCCCGTTGATGTAG
- a CDS encoding chemotaxis protein CheX yields the protein MENFAEIADKMIEATVEIFTTMVMMDVSVAGEPKQELGQLKNTITGMVGLAGTYKGVLAVHIPSHVALAITSSFLGMDVDEMNEDVQDAIGEIANMLGGNVKTTLSDSGKDIQLSLPSTISGEEYSFISQNQGEKVIIPFQAPDGVFHVELELEQ from the coding sequence GTGGAAAATTTTGCCGAAATAGCGGACAAAATGATCGAGGCCACGGTTGAAATTTTTACGACCATGGTCATGATGGATGTATCGGTTGCCGGAGAGCCGAAACAAGAACTCGGCCAGCTCAAGAACACCATCACCGGAATGGTGGGCCTTGCCGGCACCTACAAGGGGGTGCTGGCGGTCCATATACCAAGCCACGTCGCCCTTGCCATTACCTCCAGTTTTCTGGGCATGGATGTGGATGAAATGAACGAGGATGTGCAGGACGCCATCGGTGAAATTGCCAACATGCTTGGCGGCAATGTCAAGACGACACTCTCCGATAGCGGCAAGGACATCCAGCTGTCTCTGCCCTCCACTATTTCCGGAGAGGAGTACTCCTTCATCTCCCAGAATCAGGGAGAGAAGGTGATCATTCCCTTTCAGGCCCCGGATGGGGTCTTTCACGTGGAGTTGGAACTGGAACAATAG
- a CDS encoding chemotaxis protein CheX encodes MKLAKYIQEATSDVFASMIFLDIEPGEVLENEDTVLESNITSMIGLAGDLKGLLAVHCPGEVAMEITGSMLGMEVKELDEDVKDAIGEIANMVAGGLKTALAGEGRDIQLAIPTAIVGSSVRTSGLSGAQRIVVPFRTPSGDFSIELKYIFA; translated from the coding sequence GTGAAACTGGCAAAATATATACAGGAGGCAACCAGTGATGTGTTTGCCAGTATGATTTTTCTGGATATCGAACCGGGTGAGGTCCTGGAGAACGAGGATACGGTCCTTGAGTCCAATATAACCAGTATGATAGGCCTCGCCGGGGATCTCAAGGGATTGCTGGCTGTGCACTGTCCGGGCGAGGTAGCCATGGAAATCACCGGTTCCATGCTGGGAATGGAGGTGAAGGAGCTTGACGAGGATGTCAAGGATGCCATCGGTGAGATCGCCAACATGGTGGCCGGAGGCCTCAAGACCGCCCTGGCCGGTGAGGGCAGGGATATTCAGCTGGCCATTCCCACCGCCATTGTCGGCTCCTCGGTCCGGACATCCGGTCTGTCCGGCGCCCAGCGCATTGTGGTGCCGTTTCGTACCCCATCGGGGGATTTTTCCATTGAACTGAAATATATTTTTGCCTGA
- a CDS encoding cyclic nucleotide-binding domain-containing protein: MEAEDLRGYHAELTETEERTRDFILSLPLFDAFKIDELDILARHMNYAEIKRGEYLFTEGEKGDYMCFVVRGLLDVLKKSIDGDYRVIARLGKGNTIGEMSIIDKAPRSASVIARQPSVVLILTKKGFEILTQRYPSIGITLLKKIMRLLSLNMRRTSSRLADKLPS; encoded by the coding sequence ATGGAAGCAGAAGACCTGCGCGGCTACCATGCCGAGCTCACCGAAACCGAAGAGCGGACCAGGGATTTCATTCTCTCGCTGCCGCTCTTTGACGCCTTCAAAATAGACGAGCTCGATATCCTGGCCCGCCACATGAATTACGCTGAGATAAAACGGGGCGAGTACCTCTTCACTGAGGGTGAAAAGGGAGACTATATGTGTTTTGTCGTCCGTGGACTGCTGGACGTTCTGAAGAAATCAATCGATGGTGATTACCGTGTTATTGCCAGGCTGGGCAAGGGCAACACCATCGGGGAGATGTCCATCATCGACAAGGCTCCCCGCTCGGCATCCGTCATTGCCCGGCAACCTTCGGTGGTGCTCATTCTCACCAAGAAAGGCTTTGAGATCCTCACCCAGCGCTACCCATCCATCGGTATCACCCTGCTCAAGAAAATAATGCGCCTGCTCAGCCTTAACATGCGCCGCACCTCCAGCCGGCTGGCTGACAAGCTGCCCTCCTGA
- a CDS encoding thermonuclease family protein, translating into MAWTPWNSFTSRHPLLMRVGAGGLVLLYLLAAPLSPALAWHAYVVKVLDGDSLRVKKGNRILEIRLYGIDAPEYGQSYGEQAKRFTRRLTYKKTVSLTSKDMDRYGRIVALVKSDGRLVSRELVREGLAWVYPKYCLEQPLCSSLKRLEYKARRARRGLWKAKNPVSPWKWKQRERSRGQNGRR; encoded by the coding sequence ATGGCCTGGACACCCTGGAACAGTTTTACAAGCAGACATCCACTCCTGATGAGGGTGGGCGCCGGCGGGCTCGTTTTGCTGTATCTGCTGGCAGCTCCGCTGTCTCCGGCGCTGGCCTGGCACGCCTACGTGGTCAAGGTCCTGGACGGCGATTCTCTCCGGGTGAAAAAAGGTAACAGGATTCTGGAAATCCGTCTCTACGGTATTGATGCGCCGGAATATGGACAGTCCTATGGCGAGCAGGCCAAACGATTCACCAGGCGGCTTACCTATAAAAAGACTGTTTCTCTTACATCTAAGGATATGGATCGCTACGGTCGTATTGTGGCTCTGGTCAAGAGTGACGGCCGGCTGGTGAGCCGGGAACTGGTCCGTGAGGGGCTTGCCTGGGTCTATCCCAAGTACTGTCTGGAGCAGCCCCTGTGTTCCAGTCTGAAGCGGCTGGAGTACAAGGCGCGCAGGGCCCGCCGAGGCCTGTGGAAGGCAAAGAATCCCGTGTCACCCTGGAAATGGAAACAGCGGGAGAGATCCAGGGGGCAAAATGGCCGACGATGA